Below is a genomic region from Clostridia bacterium.
AAGTATGCCGAAGTTGTTGCACCTCCGGTGCCGGCGCGCATGGTTTGTGATCCATTATTGTACCCATAACTGTGATCCATTGCTGTCCAACCGTTGTCAACCGTAAAGCTCGAATAATCCAAAAGGATATAGTCATAGCCGTCGCTTTGTGTTGCTGCCTGAACTGAAACAGTCAGAAAAAACATACAAAAAACAGCCACGACAAACAGCAAAAGTCGCCCTATCTTTTTCATATTCATCCTCCTATAAATTATAGTTAATTTATTATATCATATTATTGAGATTTGTGTCAATTCATATTGACAAAAATGCAAATTTTTGTTAATATTTTATAAAAAAGGAGAGGATATTTTTATGCATGGATGTATTGTGTATAACCACAGTTTAAAAAGCGACTCTTATCTGGAAAATATTCAGCTTTTTTCAAATCAGACAGGTCTTCCTGCTATTTCCAATCAGGAAATGATGTTTAACTGTTTTAACATCCCTCTATCTCCCACTTTTGATTTCTGCATTTTTCTGGATAAAGATATTACGCTTGCCCGTATTCTGGAAAAAAACAGAACCCGTGTCTATAATACAAGCAAAGCAATCGAAATATGTGATAATAAGGCTTATACGCATGTTGAAATAGAAAAATTTATCCAAACTCCTGAAACATTTATTGCGCCACTCACTTATTTTAATCATGAAGCCGTCGCCTCTCTCCCCTATCCTTTTGTTTTAAAAGAATGTTACGGCTCTTGGGGTGCACAAGTACACCTGATAAAAAACGATAACATGTATCATGAAACATTGAAAAAAATCGGAAACAAACCGTTTTTAATCCAGGAATACATAGAGGCAAACGGCACAGATTACCGTCTGTATACAATAGGCGGAAAAGTAGTGAGCGCAATGCAACGCAAAAATGATCACGATTTCCGTGCAAACTGTGAATTAGGTGGTGTTGCATCCAAAATCACACCTGATAGTGATATGATTCAGATGGCAGAAAAAGCATCCGAAATTCTACAGTTGGACTTTGGTGGTATTGATTTGATGCGTGATAAAGAAGGCAAATTATACTTTGTCGAAGCAAATTCCTCAGCGCAGATCGTACAGCTTCAAAAAACAACAGGTATAAATATTCCCGAACAAATTATGCACCATATAAAAAAAGACCTTGACTTTTAAATCTTTTTTGTGCTATAATAACAAAGCACGCGGATGTGATGGAATTGGCAGACATGCAAGATTTAGGTTCTTGTGCGCAAGCGTGGGGGTTCAAGTCCCTTCATCCGCACCAGAAAAACCGACAGTAATCGACAGATTTCTGTCGGTTTTTTAGCTAAATTCGCTTGACGGCGAGCTAAATGTGCAAAGGCACGCTAAATTACTTCGTAGCTAAATTGACCTTCGGTCAGCTATTTGCGAATTTAATTTAGCTGTTTCGTTAGAAACAATTTAGCTATTGCGAAGCAATAATTCCGCTTTGCAATTTATTGCAAAATTTAGCTAATACGAATTTATGACGGCTGAAAGCATTGATATAACTGTGTTTTTGCGTAAATCCTATAACAATATCCACACCAGAAAAAGCGACAGTAATCGACAGATTTCTGTCGCTTTTTCAACGAAATACACCTGACGGCGTGTGAAATATTGCTACGCAACATGAAATAGCTTCGCTGTGAAATATTTGCTTTGCAAATGTTAAAGGCGTATTTCATTTCACAGAAAACAAAGTTTTCTATTTCACAATTTACGCAGTAAATTATTTTATATCGAGCAAAGCAAGATATTTCATTTAAAGTATTTACCAAAACCCTTGCTATTACTGCATTTTAAAATAAATCCTATAACATCACTCACACCAAGTCACCCAAT
It encodes:
- a CDS encoding RimK family alpha-L-glutamate ligase, giving the protein MHGCIVYNHSLKSDSYLENIQLFSNQTGLPAISNQEMMFNCFNIPLSPTFDFCIFLDKDITLARILEKNRTRVYNTSKAIEICDNKAYTHVEIEKFIQTPETFIAPLTYFNHEAVASLPYPFVLKECYGSWGAQVHLIKNDNMYHETLKKIGNKPFLIQEYIEANGTDYRLYTIGGKVVSAMQRKNDHDFRANCELGGVASKITPDSDMIQMAEKASEILQLDFGGIDLMRDKEGKLYFVEANSSAQIVQLQKTTGINIPEQIMHHIKKDLDF